The DNA window TTTCTGCATCATCAACCTGGCAACATTAGCTTGCCGTCCGATATGCCCAGGCCTGCGATGCTTTCTCAATTCCATGCTGGGGTCACGAGGGCTGACGGATGGCAGAAACGGCGGGGGAGACTGTCAAGATACCTGCCGCTACTCCGATGGAGCAGCTACTGGAGATGCCGCTGGCTGTCATTTTACTTTGCCGAGCTCGTGGTGTTAGTAGCAGCCTGGTATCTGGTTGGTAGCTAGCCCCGAGGCAAATTGCCTTGGTCCATATATAATTGGATGAACTGGATGGCCAATCTCTCTGCTCGTACAGTACATACATGATGCGACGCGACGGCCCGCGCTATTCGTTGGTGGCTACCTCTGAGGTGCATGTCCTGGGAACAGCTCGAAAGCGAGCAGCCATTCTTGGCGGGCTTATGATGCAATAGCAATACGAATCATTTGTACGGATCACTCTGTATGATAAGCATGGGTATACAAAGTCGTATTACCACATCAGCTTTTGGGCATCACCAGGCGATTAATGAAGAGTGACAGCTGGGTCGACGTCGTTGTACGGCACTCACGGTACGTACCTCGTCCTAAAAGAGGCTTGCGCTCTGAAACCTTGACGGCGCAATTCAGCTCTCCTCTGCACAATCTATCTACGACAACCTCAACCACAGCTTGATTGCTTGCTTATCCTCCATTGGCGCTCCGTACGGCTTCATGCTTTGAGATGCTTTCTAGCCAGACTTGGACACTGCCGCTTCTGCTCTCTCCAGTCCCGACCGACTCTGTGGAGATCAAAGTTATGCACAGCACGTTGTCCTGGGATATGATACCAGCGGCAAGGAACCGTGGGAATCGCGATGACAGCGAAAGAAGTGATGCGTCACTTTAGCCTGGGGCGCACATGGGCTTACCTGGTCGTTGGCCTCTAGCAGTACGAGTAGGCCAGGAAGAGACCTGGCAGGCCCTAGGGCCCTGGCAATGGGAACCTGGGAGATTTTCCAGTCATGGACCATGATTAAATCGGCGACAGCTGCGAGTACGAAGCATCCGGTGATATCATCAATCCAGGTTACCAATTACCAACCAACCAGTATCTGTGCACCCGCTGTCTGTCCCAGCCATGAAGCGCTGAGACTGCGCTGCGCCCGTGTCCAGTAGCCATCGATCCATCCAACTTTGAAGCGATTGAGGCGCTGCCGGCGCTGTGGGTGCTGTGCTGCGCTCTCCTGTGCCGCGACATTATTCAGGCGCAACGCCACGGTAGCGGCAAGCTTCAACGTGTGCGCTCTCGGACTTGGCGAGAGGGCCAAATTGCACTCTGGGCGGAGATGGGAGGACCCAATACCACCTTCCAATGCACTAATTAATGCACAGGTAAGCATCCATCATGGCTCGACGGGCTGCGTGAACCGGCGCACGCCAAAAACCACACGCCAGAAATAAAAGGCCGTTTCAAGTCGTTGCCCCCCCGGACAACACCAAGACACGCAACGCAATTTCCCATCTCCACGCCTCCTCCCACCAACTATGTCTGGCGGCCAGAGCCACAGCCCCTGAATCCGCCGCCTCGGATCTTCAGCACCAGCCCAAGGCAGCCCTACCGGTTTACTCTCTGtcgctctttttgctctgtCCAGTCTCTTCCGCTGTGCTCCGTATCCACCACGCTATTGCTGACCTGATCCGACTGCTTGTTAATGGCCATTTTGCCGTCACTTGAACCTGTTATATCCTCCCCCAGTCCGATGCACGCGACTTGTCCAAGCTGCATCAGGCCCGCCGGCTTAAGTGAACCGTCTTCAATCCTCCATTCTCTTCCGGCAGCGCTCGCTTCTCTCCTTCGACAACACCTCTGCTCTTTCTCGGAGCCGCAAAGGAGACGACGAGCAAGGATCCGCTTCCCCTCTCCTGCAGAGCAAGCACCAGCACTAGAGAGACACACGCAGGACTCGTCCAGCTTCAACTCCGCAAacctctgcttctctctcttgctgccaccaccgcATGTATTCCGTCTTTGCTtctgcctcctccgccatgtCTGCCGAAACCGAGAACCGTCCGCACTCTCCCGACGCCGCACCGTCGCATGCCATCGGCGCAAAGCCTGAGCCGGTCCGCGCTCTCTCGGCGGCTTCCACCACATCCCGAGGCTCCAGCACCGATGCAAACTCCCGAGACTCGCTGGGCAGTGAGCTGTCCTCTCGAATGTCCAACTCCTCTCGCATGTCCACCATGTCGATGCAGTCCGTCTCCGGGCGGTCGTCGTCCAGGACCCGGCGCCGGGGCTTCATGCGGCCTCAAGGCACCGACTTTGCGAAGAGCGCAAAGTCCCGCGAGAGCGTGATGAACCTGGGCAGCATTGCACACCTGCAGTACTACTTTGCCCGAACCGGCCTGCTTGATGGCAAAGGCGGACAACTAGCCcgcaagaagcagccacGAGCAACACTGGATCTGGCAGTCCTGGAGGGCACAGCGCCTATGATGGTACCGACACCGACGTCTGGGGGATTCGACGTAGACtcctcttttgtttccatgGGCAGCAGCCCAGACCTCTTTGGACAAGGTTTCATCACCGACAATGTCATGGAATCTCCCACGGGACTGGGCGAGCTGGACGACTACTCCGACGACTTCGAGGAGGACCCTGATGTTCTCCCACCCACAGTCAGCACATACAACCACAGGCAAAAGGTCGTTCCCAAGCCTCCAACGGTAGCGGAGCTTAAGGCAGAGCTAGAGACGACGCTGCGAGATGCGCTCAAGGTCCTCAAGGAAGCAAAAGCCCAAAAAGCAGGGTCACACCGTGCGGCCAGCGATGCCTCTCAGGTCAACATGCCTGCAGAAAACACCCAGAGCTGGTACGAGCTACAGGGCATGAATATCCTCGACTTCCTGACCTTGGCCATCCGCGCCGCCAAGAACTACTACACAGCCCACGAACTGCCTGACCGGTTGGACTCGATCAAATCGGAAAAACAAATCCGGACAGATCTCTTGGGCGTAATGGAGGTGCTGAAGCAGATGGCCATCAGAAACTTCAATGACGGCATGAGAATGGAAGAGATTGACACCATGATTGCCTGGATCGAAAGTGTTTTTGACATCCTCAAGAAGGAGGCGGCCATTGAAGCAACGGAACAGGCCGAGCGACAGAGCTGGTCGTGGATGACGGGCGACTGGACTGGCAAAGAGCTGGAACGTGAACGGCATTTCCTCCTTTCCATGGACCCCGACGACGAACCACTGCCTGAGTGGACGCCAgcttccagcgccgccgaACAACCGACACCGTTCCTAGAGGCCATGCAAAACGGGCTTAGACTTGTGAGGCTGCACAACGCCGCAGTCAAGAAATCCAGGAGACGATTCGGAGCGATCCCAACCTTCCACGTCGACACGCAGAAGCCATACCGGAGCGCCGACAACCTCCGATACtgggccaaggctgccgagcTGCGCTTCGAGTGCAAGATCTCCATCGACGCCCTGGGCATTGTGTACAACAATGGCCCCCAAGTCTGGCTAGATTTTGAAGCGGCCATCCTAAAGTGGTGTGCGCATGTGAGGGAAGAAATCACAAACGAGTTGGTCTAAGACCCTTGTACTTGCTTTTTGcactttcctctttttttcactttttttttctttaattgCGTTTTAATAATCGTTTTAATACGTGCATCTGCTCATACACTTGTTATTAATAcagcagaaaaaaaggcttttTCGCTCCTTGACGAATTCACGTTTCGATAAACAGACATTTGACTGGagacttcttttttcaatactttttttctgctgGAACATGTGGCCTATCGCCATCTTGGCCTACaactatttttttctagcccttttctttttggattATCATTGATTCTTTCAGGACATATACATACAGATACATCGAGACAGAGGGACCGGTTTTCTCTCACTGAGACAAAGATTGACGCTATATTACTACCAAGGACAcgcattttttttcctctgttccctctctctcttaatTTTCGGTCTCTAATTTCCTTACTATATCTTTTTCATACCTCTTTTTAGCCTGTCGAATTTACATCGCTGGCGAGGTGTCTTCATTACTTGTCcaattcctttttttaccCCTTCTTACTTGGCCCAAcagattttcttttctttcctttatGTATTCTCACTATAAACATAcaccttttttatttttgtcaATTGGGtcgagaggaagaaaaagaactaGACaaaaaaaacgaaacaaaaaaaaacacacatcAAACAGAATGCTGTACAAATATATGGATGGATGGGTGGATGGATTGGAAGGGAGGAATTGAATAGCGCGACGAGCCTGACCTCAGAATGCTATGTCGGCCAAGATATAAATACCCCCGTGGCGTGAGCGCAGGCGCAGGCACAGAAGAAGGATATTCTTGTTTCGATAACGGTGAGGTGGACAGAATGGTAGACTGAGAATGAATACAATTGGTTATTCACAGTAAAGATTGATTTGCTACATGTGTGATTTTTACTTTGAGAGTGCACTTTGATGCGTACAAAAAGCACGCAGTTGTTTTTGTGGTATATTTGTTTTTGCCATGACTATTACCATCCAAGCCCAAAATAACGCCGTAAACAATATACTACCTAACAtgtaaaaatagaaaagaagagaaattcCTAGCCATACTCAATTATTAAAAGTTCAACATGTAATCCATCGTTTACTCAATGTCCACCTTTCGCACCTCCATCCACTCCTTGTCCACCTTGGGCACCGTAACAATCAGCActccctcctccatcttggccgtGATGCCAGATCCATCCACCTCCACGTCCTGGTCTTCCTCGGACACGCCCGCGGGGGGGCAGCTTGACCTCCTTCTCGAAGAGGCCGACCCTGCGCTCCTGGACGGACGTGAGCGTCTGCAGGAACGCTTCGTCGCCGGGGCGGTGGACGACGCCGGCGATGCGGAGGGTGCGGGACTGCGGGTTCCACGTCACGCCAATGTGTTCCTTTTTGGCGCCTGGAAGGGCGGCGTGGAGGATGAAGGCGGTGGGGgtgttgaagatgtcgattGGCGGAGTGAAGGcgtcgtcggcctcgtcagactgctgctgtggctggcggGCATTCTCTCCGTCAGCAGGGCGGTAGTAGCGCTCAGCCTGCTCGCGCAAGTTTTGGAAGAAAGGGTGGTCCATGAAGCCGCGCATCATGCCGGGGAAGTCAAAGGGAGGCTGCGGGGGGAGGAGGGTGAGGACCTCCGGGCCCGCCAGCGCCGGGACCGCCTCCGAAGGGACCTCCGAAGCCTCGGCGCCATCCGCCGCGACGGCCTCCACAGCGGCCTCGACCGTGGCCGTGAGCGTGAGCGTGAGCATGGCCCCATCCGCCACGACCACGAGGCCCGCCGCGTCCGCCTCGTCGACCAGAGGCATCTTCGGAGGCGTAAAATGGAGGAGCACCGCCGTGGCCATGGTCTTCGCCATCGTCGCTTTCCGAGGGAGTGACTTCGGCAGGGTCGGGGAAGTCCTCTCCTTCGTGCGCGGTATCTGGAGAGGTATCGTGGCTgcttttctcattctcaGCCTCTCCGGAAGCCGTATTCGCCTGAGCACTTCCCGCATTCACATTGTCGCTGTAAGACTCCGGATGGTCACGGTAATGAGGCGAGCGATTGCGTCTGCCACGTCCTCCGCGCCCACCACCACGTCCACTCCAGTCGGCCTCATCGGCGTAATCGTCTGGGTTGAAGGAAAaaggcggaggcggaggcgggTGTGGACCTCGGAATGGGAAAGGGAAGGGCGGCGCTGCGTTGTTGGTGTGGTCTACGCCGGCGCCTGGCTGGCGAGGAGCAGGGCCGTACCAGGAATGGAAAATGTCCCATGGGTTGTCATAATGGGGTGCCATGATGTTGTTATTGTTTGAAGCGAGTTGTAAAGAAGTTCAAGGTGAGGAAGATATGTATAGGTATAAGGTATACTGTTTGTGTATGAGGTAAAGTTATAGCACGTTGGAATTATCTCGTGGTATCATCCCAACTTTATATCTAGCAATAGACTAAAAAAGCAAGAATAAAGCCGCGTAACCCCAATTAATGACTGTTTTAGGCAGTCATTCAGCCAGCTCAGCAAACTACGTACGCCGTCGATACCCAACGAAGCAGAGAGAAACAGGCGAGCGGCGAATTACGCGAGTGCGCGTACAGTATGGAAGCCCGTTGATACAGCTAAAACCACCAGTCTAACAACTAGTAGCAGTTTAACTTGTAAGAAATGATTGGGAAAAGATGGTGTGACGAGCCACGCGTCATCCACCGACAGCTGCGTGGCAAAATCCCCAGAAAGCTACAGCTCTGCACTAACAAACTGAAGAGATGCGCACTACGGGAGTCGGTTCCGGACCCGAGGCAAGCCCGAGTCGGACGGTCGGTGGGCGGTGGCGCCGTGGAGGACGTGCGGCTGGGTGGGTGCCTGGAAGAGGAATATCTTTCTGTTTTGAACATTGTAATTTGTAAATTTGCATGTGAAATTTGGGGTTTGATGTTGGGTGTTTCATTGCTGGACTTGGTCTGATGATTTCTACGGCTATGATGTTCATTACAAGTTGAAGCGTGTTGGTTGGGCATGCTATTACTTGATAACCCGCAACACAACGTGATCATGACCTGactaattaatatatagtataaaaaggaaaaaaaaaaaaaaagaaagaaacgtTTGTCTAGAGGCGATTCGCAAATAGTAACGCCTTCCAATAACCAGTTTGTCGAAAAGCAACGGTGGACTCGTCCGCAGTCAACAATTGCTTCTACACAGTGTAGCGATACAGAAAAGTATGCGAACATGCCAAGGCTAATGCTTTGTTTGTAAATGAGTGTAATACACAAGCAACAAGAAAGACAATGCAACGCAAATAATTGAACGGAGATGGTCTTTTAAAATAGAGTCCATCATCAAGTCAACCCAAGAGTCCGCGCACATGCCCATTCCATATGCTACGAATCTCCTCCCCTTATTTACTTAGCAACCACTTGAATCCCTCCTCCGAATCCTGAGTGTGCTTCTCAGTAATCTTCAAATCCGGAAACATCCCCCAAAACGCATGCGGCATTCCAGGGTAAACATCTCTTTTGGTAGGCACTCCGTCATCCCGGAATACTTGCTCCATAACCAAGCCGCAGTCCCGGACGGCATCGAGTCCGCATATCTGGAAATACGTCTTGGGAATGCCCTTGTGAGTAGGGAATGCCAATGGGAAGGCCTTTGGACTGAGTGGATCAGACTGAtatgactcttttttttttttttaaagaaagAGTTAGCAGCGTATTTTGGTATTGATAGAGCAATTCAGCAACTTACTCCAGATAAACTCCACCGATGACCTGGACAGAATTGGGGCATCGGCATTCTGCTCAAGGCTGATGAAGCGATCCTTGTACTTTTCAGGCACG is part of the Trichoderma atroviride chromosome 1, complete sequence genome and encodes:
- a CDS encoding uncharacterized protein (EggNog:ENOG41), translating into MYSVFASASSAMSAETENRPHSPDAAPSHAIGAKPEPVRALSAASTTSRGSSTDANSRDSLGSELSSRMSNSSRMSTMSMQSVSGRSSSRTRRRGFMRPQGTDFAKSAKSRESVMNLGSIAHLQYYFARTGLLDGKGGQLARKKQPRATLDLAVLEGTAPMMVPTPTSGGFDVDSSFVSMGSSPDLFGQGFITDNVMESPTGLGELDDYSDDFEEDPDVLPPTVSTYNHRQKVVPKPPTVAELKAELETTLRDALKVLKEAKAQKAGSHRAASDASQVNMPAENTQSWYELQGMNILDFLTLAIRAAKNYYTAHELPDRLDSIKSEKQIRTDLLGVMEVLKQMAIRNFNDGMRMEEIDTMIAWIESVFDILKKEAAIEATEQAERQSWSWMTGDWTGKELERERHFLLSMDPDDEPLPEWTPASSAAEQPTPFLEAMQNGLRLVRLHNAAVKKSRRRFGAIPTFHVDTQKPYRSADNLRYWAKAAELRFECKISIDALGIVYNNGPQVWLDFEAAILKWCAHVREEITNELV